CAGCAGTATCAACATAGCTGTCGAATATTTTGGAAAGACCCGCACCTGCATCCAGATCCCCGGAAATGATCAGACGTTGACGCAACTCAACAACGCTGTCGTGCTGTTTACCGATCCTCAGCGGTTTTCCCGGATAGCTCACCATATTCCAGCCACCATTGGCAACGATCTGACGATATCGAGGAATAGCTTGCTCCATATAGAGCTGCGTATGCAGAGAAATTATGGGAGAAACTGTGTCAATTTCCCTGACACTGCGTACACCGCTATCAAAGCCATCTTCCCATTCAGCCCCTTCAAAAACCTGCCCATCCAGCGCTGGAACACCGGCTGGAATACTCTGAGTTTCCGGAGCAACATTTTCCACAAGCGGCGCTAGAGGCCGAACCAACACTTGCGCAACGCTTGCCGTTGACATTGTTGCAGCACACCCAACGGCCAAAGCGCCGGCAACGCTGGACAAATGAGAACGGTTAAAGTGCTTAGACACCGCAGTACCCCTAGTTTCAATTCTTTCACATCTGCCAAACTGCAAACCAGCCAGCAGTATTCTCTAGCTGTGGAAGAGGACGTTCAAAACTTCCAATTCTCAGCGAAGGCTTCAGTAGGTTCAATTCGAACTTGTTTGCCTGATACTCCCCGAAGCAGCACAACGAGTATATATCACCACCCATACCTCATTCTACAGGAGGCATGCTTAACACATTCTATTATGGCTGTTTCGTGTCTGAACATGACTATAGCCCGTTATCCAAAGACACTTAATGAATGTTTGTAGGCAGCCATGTGGAGCTGACTTCCTAAGTCCGCCAAACAAGCTTGTGACAGCAGTCGGTTCTTAAACAAAGGCAGCACAGATGCTCTTGTTGACAGCTCACCCTATAAAAGTAGGCTATATACAGCAAAGCAACTTAACTAGGACTTCACCAAGAAGGCTAGGGCAATGACAACTCACACTTAACGTGACCATTTAGTTCGGGATTAGCCACTAGAAAGTCGCTCCAAATATTTTGACAGAGTTGACGCATATAACTGGACGCTTCAGCCGTTTTTTGCTGCATCAGAGCCGTCGGAACCCTTGGCACACCAGCCTCAACACACTCCAGCACCTGTCTATCATCACACTTAAAAACAAGTGACTCGCGGCCCACTGATTCCATAAAGGCACGCGCTTTTACAACCGGATTTAAGCTGATGGTTGGTACATCATACATCATCGCAACAATAGTTGCGTGTAATTTCATACTCAAAACAAGTGAACACTGCCCTATACTCCGGCTTATTTCGTCAAGACTTTGAGTATATTTCGTCTTTTTTCCCGGAACTTTTAAAGCTTTTGCATTCTCAAAGTCTTTTTCACCATGCTTTCCTACACCTGCAATAATATGATGAACCTTCCAGCCCTTAGCGGCTAACCTCTTAGCGATTTCCGCCATTAACAAATACTCTTTAGGGTGCTTGATGTGCCTAGTAACCAAACCAACAATTGGCTCCTTTGGGATGCGACCCACTTTTGGCAGCGGTAAAGCACAAGCTAGGTCTGAGTGCGCTCTAACACCAACAGCAGGTTTTACATTTTTTTCAATCCAAGCCTGAGACAGCGGATCCCTCGTTGAAATCGACTTTATATTCGCATTGCAAAGAAACTGCTTCCACTTACTAAGTACGTCCGGATGAATATCCGAACGATTTTGCTCCACACCCACTCCTGCAATATGTACTGATCGACGCAAAAACAATTTATTGACAAAATCTTGATCAACTTTTGGTCGGTAAGGACAAATTAAGTCCCCGCCACCTACAACGACTGCATCCATCATATCAACGAGATTCTCGGAAAAATGCCGCATATAATAGGGCCTAGGCAAGCCAGTAAGAAGAAAAACCCTAGCCCACGAACCAAACCAGTACTGATAGTTTTTGAGGTAGAGCTCGTCCCCATAGTTCCCTCTACCAAGCGACCCCGAGATTCCTATGTTTGGTTTGATATCTCGCTCTCTAGATAAGTTGCTGATATGCCCCAAAGCCCCTCCCCCTCGCAGATTTAGCCTCTTAAGCACAGAACTCTGCCGATTAAACCTGTCATAATTAATCATGCTTTACCATCTCAA
This genomic window from Pseudovibrio sp. M1P-2-3 contains:
- a CDS encoding polysaccharide pyruvyl transferase family protein encodes the protein MGHISNLSRERDIKPNIGISGSLGRGNYGDELYLKNYQYWFGSWARVFLLTGLPRPYYMRHFSENLVDMMDAVVVGGGDLICPYRPKVDQDFVNKLFLRRSVHIAGVGVEQNRSDIHPDVLSKWKQFLCNANIKSISTRDPLSQAWIEKNVKPAVGVRAHSDLACALPLPKVGRIPKEPIVGLVTRHIKHPKEYLLMAEIAKRLAAKGWKVHHIIAGVGKHGEKDFENAKALKVPGKKTKYTQSLDEISRSIGQCSLVLSMKLHATIVAMMYDVPTISLNPVVKARAFMESVGRESLVFKCDDRQVLECVEAGVPRVPTALMQQKTAEASSYMRQLCQNIWSDFLVANPELNGHVKCELSLP